AATGCCCAAATCACGGGCTTCCGTCGCGTCTAATCCTTGCGCCCAGCAGCCGCACACGACCACGACCCCGCCTTTTCCCACCTCTCGCCTTGCCCTGCGGACCGCTTGACGACATTTTTTGTCTGCTACGGATGTGACCGAACAACTGATAATGATGGCGACACTGCACCCCTGCGGTCTGTCCGCGATCCGAGCTCCACGAGCGGCCAACTCCCCCGCCAGAGCATCTCCATCGTAGAGGTTCGACCGGCAGCCCAGAACGCACACCCAGACCTTTAGACCACGAAGACCCACGTCGAGGGGTGTTTCCCGCTCCGTCAAGTTCTTCTCGCCACGCAGCCCCACCAGTCCTCTTGCGTCAACTCGGCCAAAAGAGACAGCTTTGCCGCGACAAGGGCGGACAGGAAGGAGGGACGCTCCGACACCGTCATTCCTGTGAAGATCGTTATCCCCGATGGGTTCAACACGCGGGGCACATCCTTCAGAAGCCTCAGGTTCGGATCCAGAAGGATGTTGGCCATCAGAACATCGGCTCGGCTCTCCAGACCCTCCACAAGGTTTCCGGTTTGCAGGTTACAAGCGCTGGAGGGCAGTCCGTTCAGGTCCATATTGCGGCGCGCCTCGGAGATCGCCGTGGGGTCAATGTCGCGGGCCGTGGCCTTGAGTGCGCCCAGCTTCAATGCCGCGATAAAGAGCACCCCTGATCCCGTCCCCACATCCATCACCGTGTCGCCGGCTTTGATGAAACGCTCCACCAAAGAAAGAGCGATCTGAGTGCTCTCGTGGTAGCCCGTGCCGAAGGCCGAGCCAGGGTAAATATAGAGGGGCGTTTTCCCGGCGGGCTCTTTTCCTCTGTGCCAGGGGGCCATAACCACGAGGTTCACGCCCACGGAAAAAGGCGGAAAGGCATCCAGATGTTGTTTTTGCCAATCCTGGTTTTCAACCTTGGCGTGAGAACGAACGCGAACACCAGGAAAATTCGGTAACAACGCGTCTAGGACAGAAAGCCAATGAAAGAGGTCTTGCGAGCTGAGATAGGTCCCCCGCAGAACCATCTTCTCTTTTTCTCCGAAGATTTCCGCCCCGATGCTTCCAGAAAGGTCCGCCACCGTAGAGAGGGTCTCCTCTACTTCTGCTTCCGCCCCCTCCGCCTCTAGCTCTATGCTCCACCAGAAATTGCTGTCGTCCGCTTTTTCCGAAAGTCCCAAGAGATTCACCCTTCCAACGACGCGTTTTTCACAGTTTTAATTGCGGTCGCGCGTACAACCATTTAAATTTTACATCGTTTTCAATTTTGTGTCGTAAGCGCGTTTCATCAGAACGGCGCACAACATCAGAGTCACCGCCTCGGTGGCGGGGAACGCCCACCATATGACGTTCACAACACCTGTGAAAGACAACAACCACGCGATGGGTAACAGCAAGAACAACTGCCGGGATGTAGCCACGAACAGACTGTATAAACCGTTACCGAGGGCCTGAAAAACCGACAGGAAGATGATGCAAAACGCCGCGAATAGGTAGTGGAGGCTGATGATCCGCAAGGCAGGGACGCCCAGGTTAAACATGTCCTCGGTGGCGTTGAACATCATGAGCAATTTGTCCGGGAAGATCTGAAAAACCGCCGTGCCCAACGTCATGATACCTAATGCGTACATCAGGCTCAACTTAATCGTTTCGATGATGCGCTCTTTTTTCCGAGCCCCCAGGTTGTAGGCTAGGATAGGCACCATCCCGTTGTTCAGTCCAAAAATCGGCATGAATACGAAACTTTGGAGTTTGAAATAGACGCCGAACACCGCCGCCGCCGTGGCCGTGAAGGAAATCAGAATGCTGTTGAGCCCATAGGTCATAACCGACCCCAGAGAACTCATCAAAATAGAAGGGAAGCCCACAACGTAGATTTTCTTTACGATTTCGATACTGGGTCGGAATCCTTTCAGCGAAAACTCAATCTCTTTGTTTTTCCGGAGGTTGAAGTAAAGGGCGAGACAAGCGCCTGTG
The genomic region above belongs to Synergistaceae bacterium and contains:
- a CDS encoding 50S ribosomal protein L11 methyltransferase — protein: MGLSEKADDSNFWWSIELEAEGAEAEVEETLSTVADLSGSIGAEIFGEKEKMVLRGTYLSSQDLFHWLSVLDALLPNFPGVRVRSHAKVENQDWQKQHLDAFPPFSVGVNLVVMAPWHRGKEPAGKTPLYIYPGSAFGTGYHESTQIALSLVERFIKAGDTVMDVGTGSGVLFIAALKLGALKATARDIDPTAISEARRNMDLNGLPSSACNLQTGNLVEGLESRADVLMANILLDPNLRLLKDVPRVLNPSGITIFTGMTVSERPSFLSALVAAKLSLLAELTQEDWWGCVARRT
- a CDS encoding MATE family efflux transporter; this translates as MKNDSVTMPQNGKNIQTSRGHPENKMGVMSIHRLLLSMSIPMVAAMLVQALYNVVDSIFVAQMGENALTGVSLAFPIQMLTIGVAVGTGVGVNAFLSKSLGEKNFDVVNKTAMNGIFLAWVSCALFTLFGFFGVKTFFRAQTDIPEIVQYGEEYLSVICIFSFGAFNQITLERLLMSTGKTFYSMISQTVGALTNIILDPIMIFGLLGFPKMGVAGAALATVIGQTTGACLALYFNLRKNKEIEFSLKGFRPSIEIVKKIYVVGFPSILMSSLGSVMTYGLNSILISFTATAAAVFGVYFKLQSFVFMPIFGLNNGMVPILAYNLGARKKERIIETIKLSLMYALGIMTLGTAVFQIFPDKLLMMFNATEDMFNLGVPALRIISLHYLFAAFCIIFLSVFQALGNGLYSLFVATSRQLFLLLPIAWLLSFTGVVNVIWWAFPATEAVTLMLCAVLMKRAYDTKLKTM